A window of bacterium contains these coding sequences:
- the argB gene encoding acetylglutamate kinase, which yields MEDLKKRAEVLIEALPYIRRFWGKKIVIKYGGSAMEDPSLRDEVLRDVLLLHYVGMKVVLVHGGGKEVSEWMKKFGKEPVFVDGQRVTDVESLEIAEMVLAGKTNKDLVARLWKLGGKAVGISGKDAGFIIAKRKEGLGEVGEIERVDPHILDVLMDDSYIPVISSIAMDEEGKGLNVNADTAAGHIAGAIKAEKLLILTDVRGVLERADDEGSLISVINFEDLDGIIERVGGGMKPKLLACKIALLKGVRSAHIIDGRLPHSLLMEIFTDRGLGTMIIKD from the coding sequence ATGGAGGATTTGAAGAAAAGAGCAGAGGTCTTAATTGAAGCCCTTCCCTATATAAGACGCTTTTGGGGGAAGAAGATTGTGATAAAATACGGCGGTTCCGCTATGGAGGACCCATCTCTGAGGGATGAGGTATTGCGAGATGTTCTCCTCCTTCATTATGTGGGGATGAAAGTTGTCCTTGTCCATGGGGGAGGAAAGGAGGTAAGCGAGTGGATGAAGAAATTTGGGAAAGAGCCAGTTTTCGTTGATGGGCAAAGGGTAACGGATGTGGAATCGCTTGAGATAGCGGAGATGGTGTTGGCGGGAAAGACGAATAAGGATTTAGTGGCGAGGCTTTGGAAGCTTGGAGGGAAAGCTGTGGGAATATCGGGAAAGGACGCGGGTTTTATCATAGCCAAAAGAAAGGAAGGGTTGGGGGAAGTGGGAGAGATAGAGAGGGTGGACCCTCACATATTGGATGTCCTAATGGATGATTCATATATTCCCGTGATATCATCAATTGCGATGGATGAGGAAGGAAAGGGATTGAATGTGAACGCCGATACGGCAGCTGGACATATAGCAGGAGCGATTAAAGCCGAGAAGCTACTGATTTTGACGGATGTGAGGGGCGTTTTGGAAAGGGCAGACGATGAGGGGAGTTTGATATCGGTTATAAATTTTGAGGATTTGGATGGAATAATAGAGAGGGTGGGAGGTGGGATGAAGCCGAAGCTGTTGGCTTGCAAGATAGCGCTTCTTAAGGGAGTAAGAAGTGCTCATATAATAGATGGAAGATTGCCCCATTCCCTGTTGATGGAGATATTCACGGATAGGGGCTTGGGAACGATGATAATCAAGGATTGA
- the pfkB gene encoding 1-phosphofructokinase has translation MEKFVLTITLNAAVDKTYVVNNFTLDRVHRPQEMKSVAGGKGINVARVCKTLGKPSLASGFVGGHNGRFIENHLKMEGIPHDFVRVKGESRLCIAIVDLVNKTQTEVNEWGPPVGEREARRLEKKVKELLPGASFLVFCGSAPPGTPPDIFARLTMLAKDFGVPAILDTSGELLRLGLEAHPFMVKPNIRELEYLIEGDLNDEDDVMEAMRALSDKAEVVVVTMGKEGAIMLAEGRITYTPGLDVPFVSAVGSGDSFLAGFICGLLDGLSLEDCLRLGNACGAANVMVVGAGMARKEDIERLYKLATCKVIAD, from the coding sequence ATGGAGAAGTTCGTTTTAACAATTACACTGAACGCAGCGGTTGACAAAACTTATGTGGTTAATAACTTCACCCTTGACAGGGTGCATAGACCACAGGAGATGAAATCGGTAGCGGGAGGGAAGGGGATAAATGTGGCGAGGGTTTGCAAGACTTTGGGGAAGCCAAGCTTGGCGAGCGGTTTCGTGGGCGGTCATAACGGAAGGTTCATAGAGAATCATCTTAAAATGGAGGGAATTCCCCATGATTTCGTCAGGGTTAAGGGGGAATCGCGTCTCTGCATAGCTATTGTTGATTTGGTTAATAAGACGCAGACGGAGGTTAACGAGTGGGGACCGCCGGTGGGGGAAAGGGAGGCGAGGAGGTTGGAGAAGAAGGTGAAGGAGCTTTTGCCGGGAGCGAGTTTTCTCGTCTTCTGCGGGAGCGCGCCCCCGGGAACGCCTCCCGATATATTCGCCCGCTTGACGATGCTCGCTAAGGATTTTGGAGTGCCGGCGATACTTGATACAAGCGGAGAGCTACTGAGATTGGGCTTGGAGGCTCATCCATTTATGGTGAAACCGAATATAAGGGAGTTGGAATATCTGATTGAGGGAGATTTGAACGACGAGGACGATGTTATGGAGGCTATGCGGGCGCTTTCGGACAAGGCGGAGGTCGTCGTGGTGACGATGGGGAAAGAGGGGGCGATAATGCTTGCTGAGGGAAGGATTACCTATACTCCCGGCTTGGATGTCCCATTTGTATCGGCAGTCGGTTCTGGGGATTCATTTCTCGCTGGTTTCATCTGCGGCTTGCTTGACGGACTTTCCCTTGAGGATTGCCTTCGTCTTGGGAATGCCTGCGGTGCGGCGAATGTAATGGTTGTGGGAGCAGGGATGGCAAGGAAAGAAGATATTGAAAGACTTTATAAATTAGCGACTTGCAAAGTCATTGCTGATTAG